The Changchengzhania lutea genomic sequence ACGAGAAAATAGGTCGGATTATGTACGCTAAACATTGTAAATCATGTCATGGCACAAAAGGAAAAGGGGACGGTAAAAAAGCAGGAAGTATAGATACCCCTATTGGTGATTTTTCAGATGATTCATTTAAAAAACAAACTGATGGAAGTCTTTATTATAAAACAATATTTGGACGAGATGATATGCCGAGTTTTGAAAAGAAAATAACAGATGAAGAAGAACGATGGTTAATAGTTAATCATATAAGATCCCTCGGGGAATAATATACTTGCTTCAATATTTACTATAGCGCTTAAAACATGACAATTGTCATTAATTATGCTGTAAATAGATGCTATCTTTGAAGCGTAAAGGCGTACATTTTATGTTTTAATAAAGCAATTTTAGTCCTTTAGCACTTAAACAGGATTTAGGTTTTGTAGTATTGAATTTAATAAATTTATATGGATAGGTCTTTAAAATATATAAGCATTTCACATAAAAATGCACCTGTTATTCAGCGAGAAAAATATTATATATCCGAAATAGAAAAAGAAGATTTAGTAAATTTAATTTGTAAATCTTTTCCTGAAATTAAAGGATTATTGATATTATCAACCTGCAATAGAACAGAAATTTACTTTGAATCTGTAGGCATATCTGCCACTTCAATACGTGATTTTTTTATAATCTATAAGATAGGGCAAAATATTAAAGGGAATGCACCTTTATTCCGTTATAGCAATACTACAGAAGGCACCATTAAACATCTTTTGCTAGTTTCTTCGGGCCTAGAGTCTATGGTAATTGGTGACGCCGAAATTATACATCAAATAAAAAAGGCCTATCACTTTGCAATGGCTCATAAGCTACAAGGCTCCTTATTAGAGCGTGCTTTACAAACTGTATTTAAAACTCATAAACGCATCAGT encodes the following:
- a CDS encoding c-type cytochrome, which translates into the protein MKNQVFNISIILVGCLALLSMAALKSNMQDTWEAPAKYVKMKNPYTNSTDDEKIGRIMYAKHCKSCHGTKGKGDGKKAGSIDTPIGDFSDDSFKKQTDGSLYYKTIFGRDDMPSFEKKITDEEERWLIVNHIRSLGE